The region GAGCGACCGGAGAATCCGGTAGCCGTCAAAATCCGTACCCGCATCCAGGGCGGGGGGCAGCGTCAGTAGCGAAGCCTGGCGGGAAAGCTCCCCCACGGTGGGGTCCGGTAGCGCTTCCACCCGGGCAATCTGGACGCTCAGATTATCCCGGCTGCCGCGGGCCAGCGCCTGCTCCACCAGGTTTCTGGCCGCGCCGTTGAGGTCATCCCGCTGGGCGTCGATGACCTGTGCGATGTCCGGGGCGTCGAAAAATTCGTAGGCTCCGTCGCTGGCGAGAATAAAGGTATCGCCCGCCTCAAGGTCGAGTTGGTGATAGTCGAAACGCAGATGGGGGTGAACCCCCAGCGCCGAGGTCAGGTAGTGGGTGTCGGCATCCACGCAGTGGCGATGATCTTCCGTCAACGGTTCCAGCTGTTGATTCGCCAGCCGGTAGATGCGCGTGTCCCCCGCGTGCAACAGGTGGGCCTGACGGGCTTTGAAAATCAGCGTGCTGAAGGTGCAAATGTAACCTCTGTCCCGTTCAAACCGGTATGGGCTGTTGCGCGTCTGCGCGAACAACCAGGCGTTGAGTGCCTGCAGCACCCGCTCCGCCGACTGCTTGACCGACCAGGCTTCCGGCGTGCAGTAATAATCTTCAATAAAACCACTGACCGCGGTTTCACTGGCGATCTGGCTGACGTCGCTGCTGCTGATGCCATCGGCAATGGCCAGCACCACTCCTTTGTGCCCGAGCGTGACGCCGGTTGGTAAACGGGCACCGACAAAATCCTGGTTCACGGGTTTGAGGCCGGAGTGGGTGTGCTGGCCGATGCGAATGCGTAGAGGTTGCGTCATAAAGGTTGGGCCGTCGTGATGAAACGACGGCCCGGGTCTCTGCGATTAAGCCAACCGACGAGCGGGGCTGGTGCGCACGTGGGTGTAATACAGGGGCAGGCCTACCAGTAGAAAGCCTCCGATCAGGTTGCCCAGAACGGTGGGCAGTTCATTCCAGAGAAAGTAGTCGGCCACGGAGAAGTCACCGCCCATGATCAGGCCAAACGGGAACAGAAACATGTTCACGATGGAGTGCTCAAAACCCATGTAGAAGAACAGCATGATGGGCATCCACATTGCGGCCATTTTGCTGCCGGCGGAGGTGGAAATCATGGCGCCGACCACGCCCATGGAGACCATCCAGTTACACAGGATGCCGCGAATGAAAATGGTCATCCAGCCGGACAGGCCGTGCTCTTTGTAGCCGACGGTGCGCGACTCACCAATCTGGGCCGCTTTGGCGGCAATCTCACCACCATCGATGCTGTAACCGTAGGTCAGAATGAATGACATGCCCACGGCCACGGTCAGCGCACCGGCAAAGTTGCCAAGAAAGACCAGGCCCCAGTTGCGCAACACCTGATTGAGGGTCACACCGGGGCGCCTATCCAGGTAGGCCAGGGGTACCAGCGTAAACACACCGGTCAGCAGATCGAACTTCATCAGGTAGAGCATGATAAAGCCCACCGGGAAAAGTACCGCGCCCAGTAGGGGGGAGCCGGTGTTGACCATGACGGTGATGGCGAACATGGCGGCCAGTGCCAGAATGGCGCCGGCCATAAAGGCGCGGATCAACGTGTCCTTGTTGGACATGTACACTTTCTGTTCGCCGGAATCCACCATCTTGGTGACGAATTCACTCGGTTCGATATAGGCCATGAAGTTGTTTCTCCTGAATTGAGGCGGTGATGCGTGCCGGGCAAAGACGTGCTTCGCGGGCCAGTACCCAATGAATTGCAACCGTCGTGCCACAGCAGAGAAACATCCGACTGAGGGGTGGGTATTGGTGAAATTAGGGCCGGATTCCAGCCTCTCCGAGGGCGATTGCTCCACTGAAGGGCGCTTTTTGTGATCCTGTGCTCAGATCTGGTTCATCGGAAAAGAGGCGGTGTGCACGGAAGCTGTGCGCCGATGGGCAAAAAAGCACCAAAGCGGAACGCGGCTCAGGTCCGGTTGCGGCGGATACGCGCTATTCAGACTGAGTTCAGATTCCCGAAGGCATACTGAACCCACTGTTTCGAAAGACCGATCTGGAGGTGTTGAGTATGAAAACCCTATTGTCTGCTACCCTGGCTGGTCTGGTGCTGGTGGCTCCGGTAGCACTACATGCCGCTCCACCGCCTCACGCGGCGGTCTGGGAGCACAAAAAACACCATAAAGAACGCGAGCGAGAAGCCCGGAAATGGGAGCGGGAGAGAGAGCGTGAAATGAGGAAGTGGCGCCGGGAGCGCGAACATGACGCGTATCACCATCGCCACGAAAGCTATCGGGACGACGCCTATCGTTATCGCTCAAGAAGTCATGATCACCACGATCATCACGAGGAGCGTTCCAGCCTGAGAATCTATCTGGAACTTTGAGGGGTGAATGCTCAGTCCCTGAGCGAGTGAGACGCACTGGGGCCGTGTTCAGCGGCCCCTACTGAGCGGCTCTTATTGATTGGAGGCCAGAGGCGTGACATTCGCGCTCTGGTCTTCCGTTCCTTCCAGCAACACTTCCGGCTTGCCCTTGCAGGCCTTGGCCAACTGGTCGCTGCGCTCGGCGAGCAACAGGCCAATGGCCTCGCTGTGAGCTTCGCTGATACCTTCCACCGAGTTTTCGATCAACTGGGTGATATTGGCAGCCAGCTCCAGCATTTTGTCGTGCGCTTCCGCGGCTTTCTTATCGTCAAACATCTTGCCATCCCGATCACATTTCCAAACGGCGACTACAGCCATGGTTTTACCTCCTGGGTCATTACTGTTTTTTTATACAGTATGGGTTGGGCGGCTCATTGTCAACTCCCGATATTGACCAGAGCCAGGATCAGGCAGGTCAGAATCAGGGCCATCTGGGGCCAGGGGAGGAGTTGGCCTTGCCAGAGGGTGCGCCAGGGTTGGCCGGGTGTGGGGCTTTGGCGCTTTACCATGGTGGATGACGGGCCCGATGGGCCCTTATCCACCCTACGGGAATATTTGGACGTGAGGCGGAGTGTGTAAATCCGGGCGCCGGAGGCGGCCAGGGCGGTGAGCATCAGGCCGAACAGGAACCAGAGGAAGCGGGTGGGCTGGCCGCCGAAGGTGCCGAAGTGCAGTGGGTCGGCCGCCTCGGCGATGCGTTGATGCAGATTGAGCTGTTCACCGTGCACACGACCCAGAGACTCGCCGGTGGTCGGGTCAATGAGCAGCGTGTTGGCACGGGGGCGCACCAGCAGAGCCTTCTCTTGCCCCTGGAGAATCAACGGCTGGTTTTCGCCGGGGAACCAGAGGCTGTCCAGTTGATACTCCGGCCAGTGGCTCAAGGCCTGCTCAATGGCGCGGTTGAGTGTGTTCGCGTCTCGGGGCAGGGCGTTGGCCTCGGGCAGCGGGCGCAGCTCGGCGCCCGCCGCGGGGGCCGCACCACCCCACTTTTCCACCAGATACCAGACGCCGGTGAGGCCGATCACCAGAATGAACGGCAGGCTCCACAGGCCCAGCCACCGGTGCAGGTTGCCCCACCAGCGCCGGGGTGGCTCCCGGCGTTTCGGTGGTTTGAAAAAGCCGCGCCACCAGCGTTTGAAAATGGGGAAAGCGGAGATCATTGACAGCAACAGCGGGAAACTGAGCAGGGTCACAATGGTCAGGCCCCACTGCAGCGGTAGCATCAGGTGTCGGTGCGCTTCGCGCAGAAAACGGTGAACGTTGTACCAGTTGGCGTGCCCCTGCACCTGGGCGGTGTAGGGATTGACGTAAATTCGCCGCCGCTCGCCGTTCTCGTTCACGGCAATCAGTTCCGCGGCCATGTAGTCGGGGAGGTTGAGATACATAAAGCTCGGCCGCCACCCGGGATACGCTTCGAGGGCGGCGGCGAGCAGGGTGCCGGGCGGTTGGCGCTCGGCACCCTCGCCACTTTCCGGGGCCTGCACGCGCAGGGCGGGGGTGAACAGCCAGTCCAGCTCGTAGGCGTAAACCGCGAGGGTGCCGGTCAGACTGACGAAAAAGAACAACAGGCTGAACTTCAGT is a window of Marinimicrobium sp. C6131 DNA encoding:
- a CDS encoding formate/nitrite transporter family protein, with product MAYIEPSEFVTKMVDSGEQKVYMSNKDTLIRAFMAGAILALAAMFAITVMVNTGSPLLGAVLFPVGFIMLYLMKFDLLTGVFTLVPLAYLDRRPGVTLNQVLRNWGLVFLGNFAGALTVAVGMSFILTYGYSIDGGEIAAKAAQIGESRTVGYKEHGLSGWMTIFIRGILCNWMVSMGVVGAMISTSAGSKMAAMWMPIMLFFYMGFEHSIVNMFLFPFGLIMGGDFSVADYFLWNELPTVLGNLIGGFLLVGLPLYYTHVRTSPARRLA
- a CDS encoding YebG family protein, producing MAVVAVWKCDRDGKMFDDKKAAEAHDKMLELAANITQLIENSVEGISEAHSEAIGLLLAERSDQLAKACKGKPEVLLEGTEDQSANVTPLASNQ
- a CDS encoding PepSY-associated TM helix domain-containing protein, whose translation is MSPEASTQRARTGGRRRWFNLHSWVGLKFSLLFFFVSLTGTLAVYAYELDWLFTPALRVQAPESGEGAERQPPGTLLAAALEAYPGWRPSFMYLNLPDYMAAELIAVNENGERRRIYVNPYTAQVQGHANWYNVHRFLREAHRHLMLPLQWGLTIVTLLSFPLLLSMISAFPIFKRWWRGFFKPPKRREPPRRWWGNLHRWLGLWSLPFILVIGLTGVWYLVEKWGGAAPAAGAELRPLPEANALPRDANTLNRAIEQALSHWPEYQLDSLWFPGENQPLILQGQEKALLVRPRANTLLIDPTTGESLGRVHGEQLNLHQRIAEAADPLHFGTFGGQPTRFLWFLFGLMLTALAASGARIYTLRLTSKYSRRVDKGPSGPSSTMVKRQSPTPGQPWRTLWQGQLLPWPQMALILTCLILALVNIGS